Proteins co-encoded in one Arachis hypogaea cultivar Tifrunner chromosome 13, arahy.Tifrunner.gnm2.J5K5, whole genome shotgun sequence genomic window:
- the LOC112738420 gene encoding UDP-glycosyltransferase 43, giving the protein MTFYSVLKKLGSISAIHHPSIQQLINYHPSLPATGPSSTLNMTRLELVFISAPAMGNLVPIVEFANLLTKHHPRFSATLFIITMSQRPLLNTYAQSLASTSPTNIRFLRLPPVDPPAPDDYQSSVGFLSLLIQKHTSHVRDALLQLTPTESTDSTRDSVRLAGLFVDMFSTHIIDVAAELSIPCYLFFASPASFLGFMLHLSQFDSEEELSIPSYKNPVPRCVLPNLVMKGNDGFSWISQHARRYRETKGIVVNTFEELEPHAVQSLSRDSKLPPVYPIGPILDLNGSAQWNPNPTQYKLIMEWLDQQPLASVVLLCFGSLGSLKATQVEQIAIGLERARVRFLWALREPPKSQLEDPMDFENHENVLPDGFLERTAGIGLVCGWVPQAKLLAHKAIGGFVSHCGWNSILESLWYGVPIATWPLYAEQQMNAFEMVKELSLAVEIRLNYRMGGDLVWAEEVERGVRFLMNDADEIRRKVKKMSEKCKIALMENGSSYSMLMSLIEELTS; this is encoded by the coding sequence ATGACATTTTATTCTGTGTTAAAAAAACTGGGATCCATTTCCGCCATCCATCATCCCAGTATCCAACAACTCATCAATTATCATCCCTCTCTCCCAGCTACAGGGCCGTCATCAACACTCAACATGACCAGATTGGAGCTAGTCTTCATTTCTGCACCAGCCATGGGAAACCTCGTTCCAATCGTCGAATTCGCTAACCTCCTAACTAAACACCACCCTCGATTCTCTGCGACCCTCTTCATCATAACCATGTCACAGCGACCACTCCTCAACACCTATGCCCAATCCCTCGCTTCCACCTCGCCAACCAACATCCGATTCCTCCGCCTCCCCCCCGTAGACCCTCCCGCACCCGATGACTACCAATCTTCCGTCGGATTCCTCTCTCTCCTCATACAGAAACACACGAGCCACGTCAGAGACGCGCTCCTTCAACTCACCCCAACTGAGTCAACCGATTCAACACGCGACTCGGTGCGACTGGCCGGTTTGTTTGTCGACATGTTCTCCACCCACATAATCGACGTCGCCGCCGAGCTCTCAATCCCTTGCTACCTCTTCTTCGCCTCGCCGGCGAGCTTCCTCGGCTTTATGCTTCACCTTTCCCAATTCGACTCGGAGGAAGAGTTGTCCATCCCGAGTTACAAGAACCCGGTGCCGAGATGCGTTTTGCCCAACCTCGTGATGAAGGGGAACGAtgggttttcttggatttcacAACATGCCAGAAGGTACAGGGAAACGAAGGGCATTGTGGTAAATACGTTTGAGGAGCTTGAGCCTCATGCAGTTCAATCGCTCTCTCGTGATTCAAAGTTGCCACCGGTTTATCCAATTGGGCCGATTCTGGATCTTAATGGGTCGGCCCAATGGAATCCAAACCCAACCCAATATAAGCTTATCATGGAGTGGCTGGACCAGCAGCCTCTGGCATCTGTGGTTCTTCTTTGTTTTGGTAGCTTGGGAAGTCTTAAGGCAACTCAAGTTGAACAAATTGCAATTGGGCTTGAGCGGGCCCGAGTTAGATTCTTATGGGCTTTAAGGGAGCCCCCGAAGTCCCAATTAGAGGACCCAATGGATTTTGAAAACCACGAGAATGTGTTGCCAGATGGATTCTTGGAACGAACGGCTGGGATTGGTTTAGTGTGTGGTTGGGTCCCACAAGCAAAGTTATTGGCTCATAAGGCGATTGGGGGTTTCGTGTCGCATTGTGGTTGGAACTCGATATTAGAGAGCTTGTGGTATGGTGTGCCGATTGCCACGTGGCCATTGTACGCTGAACAACAAATGAATGCGTTCGAGATGGTTAAGGAGTTAAGTTTAGCGGTTGAGATTAGATTGAATTATAGAATGGGTGGGGATCTGGTGTGGGCAGAAGAAGTGGAGCGAGGTGTTAGGTTCTTGATGAACGATGCTGATGAGATCAGGAGAAAGGTAAAGAAAATGAGTGAGAAATGTAAAATAGCATTGATGGAGAATGGATCGTCTTACTCCATGCTGATGTCCCTGATTGAAGAGTTGACAAGTTGA